The genome window GCGGCCTTCTCCGCTCCCATGCCGACGGGCCTAACCTGACGCTCGTGCGCGTCGATCGCGAACAGGCCCTCGTGATTCTTTCGAACGACGACGCGCCGGATACGGAGCCCGGGTCCTGGTTCGCCGACATCGCCGTTCGAAACTTCGGCAATCGCACGACCTTCGCTCCCTTCGAGGTTGCGATCTTCGTCGACGGCGCGCTCGCCCGTTCGTGGGTCATCGCGGGTTCGATCGCTGCCGCCGAAACCGTCCGGAACCCGCACATCGCAGTCGGGAGGCTCTCAGCGGGAACGCACAAGATTCGCGTCGTGATCGATCCGTCGAACCGGATCGAGGAGAGCATGGAGACGGACAACGAGTTCGAGGCAAGCGTCACGGTTCCGCCTCTCTCTTGATTCAGTATCCGCGCTGCCGCTAACGCCCTCTCATCCGCTCCACGAGCTTCCTCGGATCGCGGAGATGGTCCGCGAGCACGATTCGTCCCGCTTCGTTCACGACGAAGACGTTGACGAGCGGTCACGTGTCGGGGACCGCTTCCCCGGTCCACGCGCGGCCCACCGAGCCGTCGTCGATCAGGATCGGAAAGGCCGCACCCGTCCGCCGCCGGAAGTCGGCGGGCGAGGGCTCGGATCCGCCGGGGAAATGGATCGCGACGACCGGAACGGCGAGCTCGCCCCGTCTCGCGAACCCTTCGAGCTCAACGGCCTGGTCCTCGCACACCGAGCACAGATTCGTGAACCAGACGACCGTTCGCCGAGCCCCGATCCACTCCTCCGAACGGCGGATCCGTCCCGTGTCGTCGGGCAGCGCGAATTGCGGCGCCCGG of Thermoanaerobaculia bacterium contains these proteins:
- a CDS encoding CARDB domain-containing protein — encoded protein: GLLRSHADGPNLTLVRVDREQALVILSNDDAPDTEPGSWFADIAVRNFGNRTTFAPFEVAIFVDGALARSWVIAGSIAAAETVRNPHIAVGRLSAGTHKIRVVIDPSNRIEESMETDNEFEASVTVPPLS
- a CDS encoding redoxin domain-containing protein, translating into MRSPWSIRVLRPWLFRRWERERKRALAGIGGGRPTLAAGNRAPQFALPDDTGRIRRSEEWIGARRTVVWFTNLCSVCEDQAVELEGFARRGELAVPVVAIHFPGGSEPSPADFRRRTGAAFPILIDDGSVGRAWTGEAVPDT